The following is a genomic window from Geminicoccus roseus DSM 18922.
CCAGATAGAAGCGATGGACCCCGCAGAACCCGAAGATGCAGAGCAGCCAGAGCCAGAACGAGGTTCCGGTGGTCTTCACGCGCATCGAGCAACTCCAGGGGACGAACAGACCCGTTCACAATGATCCGGGTGGGGAATGGTTCCAAGCCTGCCCAGCCGGAGCAAGCCCCGATCTGCAGGCGGCAGCACCGGGACCGGGCGGCCAGGTTCAGTCCAGGCTGCCCTCATATGGGCTGGCGACCACCGCACAACAATTGCCCAGCACCACCCGCCCGGGCTGGCGGTGGCCATAGACCATGCCATCGGCGCCATAGCGCAGTGTCTCCGGGGGGCGGGACGGGTCGGCCAGGTGGTGGATGCGCCCGGCTTCCTGGCCGGACCTGACCATAGTCCCCAGCGGGTGGCAGGGCTCGAACACGCCGTCGGCGGTGGCGAACACGAAGCCAGCCTGGCCGGGTATCTTGAGGATCGCCTCGGGTTCGCGCGCCGCCGGCGCCGCGGCGGCCGGCAGCAGCACGCCGGCATGGGCCAGCACGTTGCGCACGCCCTGGCGGCATATCTTCAGGGCGTCCAGCGACACCGTGCCGGCGCCGGCCATCTCGGTGCCGACCGTGGTCAGCCCGGCGCGCACCGCGCAGGCGGTCGAGGTACGCGGCTCGCCCAGATTGTCGATCACCACGGTGAGCGGCGCGCCGAACGCCAGGACGGCCTCGACGTTGCGGCGGCGATGGGCCGGGTCCGGGGCGGGCTCGATGATGGCGCTCGGCAGGATGTTCAGGGACGAGCCGCCCGAGTGCAGGTCGACGAACATGTCGCCGATCGGGAAGATCACGTCGCTGACGAAGGCGGAGATCTGCTGGGTGATCGTGCCGGCGGGATCGCCTGGGAAGGTGCGGTTGAGGTTGAGGCCGTCGACCGGCGAGGTGCGCCTGCCGGCCAGGACCGCCGGCAGGTTGATCGCTGGAAGGATGACGAGCCGGCCGCTGATGGTGGCCGGATCGAGATCCCGGATCAGCTCGCCCAGGACGATCGGGCCCTCGTACTCGTCGCCATGGTTGCCGCCCTGGAGGATGACGGTCGGGCCGCTGCCGTTCCGGATCACGCAGATCGGGATGCGCACGGCGCCCCAGGCGTCCTCGTGGGGCGAATGTGGAATGCTGATGAAGCCGACCTGCTTGCCGGCCTTGTCGAGGTCGACGCCCAGATGGGCGGTGGAGGGGCGGGCCATGGTCTTGTCCGGAAGGGCCGGACGGGCAGGGGCGAGCCCGCCCGTCCGGCGGGGATCAGATCGGGGGGAGGTTCGCCGGCAGCGGCATGCCCAGCCACTGCTCGGACAGGCTGGAAAGCCAGCCCTCGTTCTTCACGTAGAAGATGAAGGTGTCGAGCCAGCGCAGGAGTTCGGGATTGCCCTGCTGCAGGCCGATATGGGTCGGCGCCAGGCGCATGATGAATTTCGGGTTGAGCTGGACGTCCGGGTTGTTGGTCATCAGGTCCTTGGCGACGACGTTGGCGGTCGCCAGCAGCTGGGCCTGGCCAGACAAAAAGGCCGCGGCGGCGGTGGCGTCGTCGTCGAAACGCTGGATGTCGGCATCGGGCGCGGCCTTGGTCAGCTCGATGTCCTGGGTGGTGCCGCGCGCCACCGCGACCGTCTGGTCGGTGATGTCGGCCGGGCTGGAGACGGCGATGTCGTCCGGGCCGAACACGCCGATCGACAGGGCCGAGTAGGGCGAGGAGAAGGCGATCTGCTGGGCGCGTTCCGGGGTGGCGCCCATGGCCGAGATCACCAGGTCCAGCCGGTCGGTGACCAGATAGGGGATGCGGTTGCCGCTGGTGATCTGCTGCAGCTCGACCTCGACGCCCAGCGCCTCGCCGATCCGGCGGGCGACGTCGACATCGAGACCGACCGGCTGGTTGTCGGCGCCGACAAAACCGAACGGCGGCACGTCGACCGGCACGCCGATCCGGATCTTGCCGGCGGAGATGATGTCCTGGAGGTCGGCCGCGGCGGCGGGGGCCGCCGTGGCCAGGGTGGCCAGCGCCAGCATGGCACCGGCGCGGAACAGGGATCGCAACATCGTCAACCTCTCCGATCTGGTTGGGAGGCATCCCTCCTAATGGAGGACGGCCTCCAGGAAGCTTTGGAGCTCCGGGGTCCGGGGCTCGATCAAGGTGGCGCGCGCGGGTCCGTCCTCGTGGATCCGGCCCTCGTGCATGAAGACCACCCGATGGGCGACGTTCTTGGCGAAGTTCATCTCGTGGGTGACCAGGATCATGGTCATGCCCTCGGCGGCGAGGCCTTCCAGCACCTTCAGGACCTCGCCGACCAGTTCCGGGTCCAGGGCCGAGGTGATCTCGTCGAACAGCATCAGGGCCGGCTGCATTGCCAGGGCACGGGCGATGGCGACCCGCTGCTGCTGCCCGCCGGACAGCTGGTCGGGATAGGCGTGCAGCTTGTCGGCCAGCCCGACCTTGCCCAGCATGGCCAGGGCGAGGGCACGGGCGTCGGGCAGGGTCGCCTTCCGCACCAGCCGGGGCGCCAGCATGATGTTGCGCTCGACCGTCAGGTGCGGGAACAGGTTGAAGCTCTGGAAGACCATGCCGGCGCGCTGGCGCAGCAGGTCGAGGTCGGCGCCGGGGGCGGTGACCTCGATCCCGGCCACCTGGATGCGGCCGTCCTGCACCGTCTCCAGGCCGTTGATGCAGCGCAGGAGCGTCGACTTGCCCGAGCCGGAACGGCCGATCAGGGCGACGATCTCGCCGCTCTCGACCTTGAGCGACACGCCTTTCAGGACCTCCAGCGCCGCGAATCGCTTGTGGACCGCCTCAAGCTCAACGAGCGACATGGAGCCTCCTTTCCAGCACCCGGCTCAGCTTGGAGAGGCTGAAGCAGATCGCGAAATAGATCAGGGCCGCGGCCAGGTAGACCCGCAGCGGCGCGAAGGTGGCCGCGGTCATGATCTGGCTGGCCCGGGTCAGCTCCACGAAGCCGATCAGGGCGGCGAGCGAGGTATTCTTCACCAGCTGGACCAGGAAGCCCACGGTGGGGGCGATCGAGATCCGGATCGCCTGGGGCAGGACCACGTGGCTCAGCCGCTGCCGGTAGGGCAGGCCCAGCGCCGCGCCGGCCTCCCACTGGCGGGGCGAGACCGACTGGACGCTGCCGCGCCAGATCTCGCCCAGAAAGGCGCTGGCATAGATCGACAAAGCGGCGCAGGCGGCGAACCAGGCGTCCACGGTCACCCCCAGCACGGGCAGGGCGAAGAACAGCACGAAGAGCTGGGCCAGGAGCGGGGTGCCCTGGATCAGGTTGACCCAGGCGATCGCCAGCCAGTTCAGCGGCCGGAACGGCACGATCCGGGCAAGGGCCACGACCAGGCCCAAAAGGGCGCCGCCAAAGGTCGCCACCAGGGCCAGGCCGATGGTCCAGCGGGCGGCGAACAGGAGATAGACCAGGTCGTCCGCACCGAATTCCCGGATCATCGGGCGGGCCTCCGCACGAACACCAGATGGTAGATGGCGGCGAACAGGCCGCGGAACGCCAGGGTCAGCAGCAGGTAGACCGCGGTGATCAGGGTGTAGGTCTCGAACGAGCGGTAGGTGCGGGATTCGATGAAGGCCGCCTGGTGGAACAGTTCGGTGGCGCCGATCGAGGAGACGATCGAGGTGGTCAGCATCAGCAGCACGAACTGGCTGGCCAGGGCCGGGTAGATCGCCTTGAGCGCCTGGAACAGCACGACATGGCGGAAGGTCTGCCAGGCGGTGAGGCCCAGCGAGCGGCCGGCCTCCACCTGGCCGTGGCGGATCGATTCGATGCCGGCGCGGATGATCTCCGCGCTGTAGGCGCCGAGATTGACCGAGAGCGCGATCAGCGCCGACTGGTTGGCGCTGAGCTTGATGCCGATGCTGGGCATGCCGAAGAACACGATGAACAGCTGGATCAGGAGCGGCGTGTTGCGGATCGCCTCGACATAGGCGCGGGCGAGGCTGCGCAGCGGGCCGGCCGGTCCGATGCTGGCGGCGGCGACCAGGATGCCGATCGCGAGGCCCAGGACCATGGTGGCCGCCGAGAGCTGCAGGGTCAGGCCGACCCCGGCGACGATCTCGTCGCTGTAGCGCAGCAGAGCTTCAAATTTGAAGTTGTATTCCATGAGCGCTGCATCGACCTTCGGCGTGCATCGGATGGAAAGCGAGTGTCCTGATCAAGGTGACGGTAGGGGTGGTTCATTCATGAAGTCAACCGTCGCTAATGAAACACAAAACAGCGAGGAGCGGATTATCTACGCAGCACCGGCCCTGGAGAAGGGCCTGGACATCCTGGAAATGCTCGCCCGCCACGGCGCCCCGGCCGGCACCCGGCAGATCGCCGCGGAACTCGGCCGCTCCAAGAACGAGATCTTCCGGATGGTGCATGTCCTGCTGGCGCGGGGATATCTCATGCGCGAGCGCGGCGGCGACGGGCTGATGCTGTCCAACAAGCTGTTCGAGCTGGGCATGCAGACCGCGCGGGCCCGCGACCTGGTGGGCGTCGCGGCGCCGATCGTCGAGCGCTTCGCCGAGGAGGTGCGCCAGGCGACCCATCTGGTGGTGGCCCATCGCGGCGAGACGGTGGTGATCGCCGCCGCCTCGGGGGGCGCCGACATGAACTTCTCCCTGAAGCTGGGCTACCGGCGCCCGCTGGCCGACGCCCATTCCGGCCTGGTCCTGATGGCGTTCCAGCCCGGGCCCGTGCGCGCGCGGATGATTGCCGAGAGCCTGGTGCTGATGCGCGACGCGCCGGACCCGGCCACGCTGGAGGCGTCGCTCGACCGGATCCGCGCGGAAGGGGCGGTGATCCACGAGAGCCGCGACATCGTCGGGGTGACCGACCTCTCCTGCCCGGTCCTGCGCCCGGATGGGCGGGCCGTGGCGACCGTCACCGTGGCCGCCGTCGCCCGGCGCCACGTCACCCCTCGGTTCGACGCGATCCTGGCGCGCCTCAAGGCCGCCTGCGCGGAGATCGAGGCGGGGCTGTACGGCTAAGGCCCGGGCAGGGCGGCGGGCCGGCGCCGTTGACCGGGCATGCTCCCGCCGCCAACAACGATGACAACATGTGAAACGAAGGACCAGGGATGCGCGACGGCAAATTCGGCTTCGGCCTGATCGGCGCCAGCACGATCTCGCGCGAGCGGATGATCGGGGCGATGAACGACAGCGGCGTGGCGCTGCCGGTGGCGGTCTTCAGCCGCGACATGGCGCGCGGCCGTGCGTTCGCCGACGAGATGGGCATCCCCAAGGCCTATGACCGGCTGGAGGACATGCTGGCCGACCCGGAGATCGACGGGGTCTATGTCGCCAGCACCAATGAGCGGCACCATGCCGAGGTGCTGGCGATCGCGGCTGCCGGCAAGCATGTGCTGTGCGACAAGCCGCTGGCGATGAGCGTCAAGCAGGCCGAGGAGATGGTGCGGGCCTGCGAGGAGGCCGGGGTGGTGTTCGCCACCAATCATCACATGCGCTGCGGCGCCCACCACATCGCGATGCGCGAGATCGTGCGCTCGGGCCAGTTAGGCGAACTCGTGGTGGTCCGGGTGGTCCATGGCGCGCTCCTGCCGGCGCATCTGCAGACCTGGCGGATCAACGACCCGGCCACCGGGGCCGGGGCGATCATGGACCTGGCGGTGCACGACGCCGACATCATCCGCTTCCTGACCGGCGACGAGATCGTCGAGGTGAGCGCCATGAGCAAGAACAGCGGCATGGGCACCGACCGGATCGAGGACACGGCGCTGGCGATCTTCCGCACTGCCAATGGCACGCTCGGCCACATCCACAACGTGTTCAACACGCCCTTCAACCGCGGCTCGATCGAGATCCACGGCACCATGGGCTCCCTCTATGCAGTGGACAACATGGGCCAATCTCCGGGT
Proteins encoded in this region:
- a CDS encoding amino acid ABC transporter ATP-binding protein; amino-acid sequence: MSLVELEAVHKRFAALEVLKGVSLKVESGEIVALIGRSGSGKSTLLRCINGLETVQDGRIQVAGIEVTAPGADLDLLRQRAGMVFQSFNLFPHLTVERNIMLAPRLVRKATLPDARALALAMLGKVGLADKLHAYPDQLSGGQQQRVAIARALAMQPALMLFDEITSALDPELVGEVLKVLEGLAAEGMTMILVTHEMNFAKNVAHRVVFMHEGRIHEDGPARATLIEPRTPELQSFLEAVLH
- a CDS encoding amino acid ABC transporter permease, encoding MEYNFKFEALLRYSDEIVAGVGLTLQLSAATMVLGLAIGILVAAASIGPAGPLRSLARAYVEAIRNTPLLIQLFIVFFGMPSIGIKLSANQSALIALSVNLGAYSAEIIRAGIESIRHGQVEAGRSLGLTAWQTFRHVVLFQALKAIYPALASQFVLLMLTTSIVSSIGATELFHQAAFIESRTYRSFETYTLITAVYLLLTLAFRGLFAAIYHLVFVRRPAR
- a CDS encoding amino acid ABC transporter permease, which gives rise to MIREFGADDLVYLLFAARWTIGLALVATFGGALLGLVVALARIVPFRPLNWLAIAWVNLIQGTPLLAQLFVLFFALPVLGVTVDAWFAACAALSIYASAFLGEIWRGSVQSVSPRQWEAGAALGLPYRQRLSHVVLPQAIRISIAPTVGFLVQLVKNTSLAALIGFVELTRASQIMTAATFAPLRVYLAAALIYFAICFSLSKLSRVLERRLHVAR
- a CDS encoding Gfo/Idh/MocA family protein; this encodes MRDGKFGFGLIGASTISRERMIGAMNDSGVALPVAVFSRDMARGRAFADEMGIPKAYDRLEDMLADPEIDGVYVASTNERHHAEVLAIAAAGKHVLCDKPLAMSVKQAEEMVRACEEAGVVFATNHHMRCGAHHIAMREIVRSGQLGELVVVRVVHGALLPAHLQTWRINDPATGAGAIMDLAVHDADIIRFLTGDEIVEVSAMSKNSGMGTDRIEDTALAIFRTANGTLGHIHNVFNTPFNRGSIEIHGTMGSLYAVDNMGQSPGGTLHQRDAQGEREIPLQHEELYVRMVRSVVAAANGQGEVACSGRDGLRSLAVALAMLESAQLGRAVAVQP
- a CDS encoding transporter substrate-binding domain-containing protein, giving the protein MLRSLFRAGAMLALATLATAAPAAAADLQDIISAGKIRIGVPVDVPPFGFVGADNQPVGLDVDVARRIGEALGVEVELQQITSGNRIPYLVTDRLDLVISAMGATPERAQQIAFSSPYSALSIGVFGPDDIAVSSPADITDQTVAVARGTTQDIELTKAAPDADIQRFDDDATAAAAFLSGQAQLLATANVVAKDLMTNNPDVQLNPKFIMRLAPTHIGLQQGNPELLRWLDTFIFYVKNEGWLSSLSEQWLGMPLPANLPPI
- a CDS encoding succinylglutamate desuccinylase/aspartoacylase family protein, translated to MARPSTAHLGVDLDKAGKQVGFISIPHSPHEDAWGAVRIPICVIRNGSGPTVILQGGNHGDEYEGPIVLGELIRDLDPATISGRLVILPAINLPAVLAGRRTSPVDGLNLNRTFPGDPAGTITQQISAFVSDVIFPIGDMFVDLHSGGSSLNILPSAIIEPAPDPAHRRRNVEAVLAFGAPLTVVIDNLGEPRTSTACAVRAGLTTVGTEMAGAGTVSLDALKICRQGVRNVLAHAGVLLPAAAAPAAREPEAILKIPGQAGFVFATADGVFEPCHPLGTMVRSGQEAGRIHHLADPSRPPETLRYGADGMVYGHRQPGRVVLGNCCAVVASPYEGSLD
- a CDS encoding IclR family transcriptional regulator, with amino-acid sequence MKSTVANETQNSEERIIYAAPALEKGLDILEMLARHGAPAGTRQIAAELGRSKNEIFRMVHVLLARGYLMRERGGDGLMLSNKLFELGMQTARARDLVGVAAPIVERFAEEVRQATHLVVAHRGETVVIAAASGGADMNFSLKLGYRRPLADAHSGLVLMAFQPGPVRARMIAESLVLMRDAPDPATLEASLDRIRAEGAVIHESRDIVGVTDLSCPVLRPDGRAVATVTVAAVARRHVTPRFDAILARLKAACAEIEAGLYG